Part of the Labilithrix sp. genome, GCGCCCGAACGCCGGCGACGCGAGCATGAACTCGAGCTCCTTCAGCTCCGCCGCCTTGCCGCCGATCGTGGACGCGGGGACGCGCGCCATCTCCGCGAGCCGCGTCTCCTCCGTCACCACGCCGCTCGCGACGTCGACGACGCGCACGTCGAACGCAGACCGCATCTCGGGATCGAGCCGCCGCAAGAGCGCCCGCTTCCCATCGGCCGACAACGACTCGAAGTGCCACGCGCTAGCCTCACCGCCCGCCTCCACCGCCCCCGCCTCGACCCCAACGAGGACCCCCGCGAGCCCGAGCATGACGACCGACCAACGCCGCATCCCCCCAGCCTGCACACCCCCCAACACAGGGCCAACTCTTCAACGCCGGACCTCTTCGGCCGCACGGACGCCGTACAAGACTATTTTTAGGCGTGCACGACTCTCCAGTCCGCTGCAACGCCTTCGGTATGCGGCGTCGCGAGGATCTGCCTTTCGCTACGCATCGCGCCCGCGCCCCAGCCAAGGCTCCCTCCCCGAGTCCACAACCCAGCCCCCCGCAGCCAACGTCCGCAAACGTAGCCCTTCTGCGTTCGGCCGAGCTCGCGCGAGGGATCGCCGACCTTCGCGAGCAGGCGCACAGCTCGAACCACACGGCCCGTTGCCAATCGCGCGAACGCAGCCCCAACCTCTCGGTCACGAACCCGAGGCGAACAAGCGCGAAGCGACCGACCTCACGCGCTTCTCCGCTCGTCGCGCGCCGCCGTCGCGAGCACACTGGTCGATCCGCGCCGCCGCGGATCAACCTCCCGGCCCCCTCACGCTGCGAGCTCGGTTTGTTTCGCAACCAACGGCAGCCGCGGTTGTGGGCCCGCGCGCCGCCCCCACGTGCCACGCGCCGCCCCTCACGCGCCAGCGATCCGCGCCGTCGCGGATCAACCTCCCGTCATCATCATGCTGCGCGCTCGGTTTGCTTCGCGGTTGTGGGCCCCACGCGACGCCGTCCGCGGGCACACCAAGCGATCCGCGCTGTCGCGGATCAGTCTCTCCGCCCCCACCCTCACGCTGCGCGCTCGGTTTGTTTCGCAACCGGTGGCAACCGCGGTTGTGGGCCCCGCGCGCCGCCCCCGCGCGCCGCCCCTCACGCAACGCCAAGCGATCCGCGCCGTCGCGGATCAGCCTCTCCGCCCCCCTCACGCTGCGCGCTCGGTTGTTTCGCAACCGACGACGGCAGCCACGGTTGTGGGCCCGCTTCTCCGCACCGTCGTCGCGCGCCGCCCCCCCGCGCCGCCGTCGCGCGCCGTCCCCCCGTGCCGCCCCCCCGCGCCGCCGTCGCGTGTCGCTCCGCGCCGCCCCCACCCTCACGCTGCGCGCTCGGGTTTGTTCGCAACTGATGGCAGCCGCGGTTGTGGGCCCACGCACGCCGCTCCCCCGTGCCGCTCCCCCGTGCGCCGCCGTCGCGCGCCGCCTCCACGCTCACGGCGCTCTGCTGCGCGCTCGGGTCGTTCGCAACCGGTGGCGGTCGACGGTCACTACCTTTTGGGGCGGTCGCGTTACCGTCTGGGGGATGGAGGAGCGGGCGAAGAGGCGGCATGGCGACGATCTTCGCGCTGCGGTCAAGCTCGCGATCCTGGCGACGACGGGCGTCACGGACGTCGTGGAGGAGATGCATGTCACGATCGGCGGCGGGCCGCCCTTGTTGGGGCGACCGCTCGAGGGGCCGGTGCGTCTCGTCACGAAGCTCTCGTATGGCGCGGTGCGTGGCGTCACGAAGCTCGTCGGCGCCGGGCTCGACCGCGCGATCGAGGCGCTCGCGCCGGCGCTGGGGGAGAGCACGCCTGGTCCCGAGCGCGAGGCCGTCCTCTCCGCGCTGAACGGCGTCCTCGGCGATCACCTCGCGGCGACGGGGAGCCCGCTCGCGATCGAGATGAGCCTCCGCTGCCGCGGGCCGCGCGGAGGGCGGAGGCTGCTCGTCCTCGTGCACGGCTCGTCGATGAACGACCTGCAATGGACGAGAGGCGAGCATGACCACGGCGCCGCGCTCGCGCGCGACCTCGGCTACACGCCGATCTACATCCGCTACAACACGGGCCTCCACGTCTCGACGAACGGCCGCGCGCTGGCGAGCCTGCTCGACGCGCTCGTCGCCGAGTGGCCGGAGCCGATCGACGAGATCGCGATCGTCGCGCACAGCATGGGCGGTCTCGTCGCGCGGAGCGCGGCCCACGTCGCCGCTCTCGGTGCTCCATGGCGCATGAAGCTCCGGCGGATGGTCTTCCTCGCGACGCCGCACCACGGTTCGCCGCTGGAGCGCAGCGGCAACCTCGCGGCGGCGCTGCTCGGCGTCACGTCGTACAGCGCGCCGCTCGCCCGCCTCGCGCGCATCCGCAGCGCCGGCGTCACGGACCTCCGCCACGGCAGCATCCTCGACGAGGACTGGTCCAACGCGGACCGCTTCGCGCTCGGCGCCGACGCGCGCACGCCGGTGCCGCTCCCCGCAGGCGTCGAGTGCTACGCGATCGCCGCGGAGCGCGACGCGCTCGTCCCCCTCGCGAGCGCCCTCGGCACCCACCACGACGCAAAGCACACGCTCGCGTTCCCGCCCAACGCCACCTGGACGGCCCCCGCGCTGAACCACCTCGAGGTGCTCTGGGACCCCGGCGTCTACGCCCGCCTCCGCGCCTGGCTCGCGTGAGCGCATGGAGGCGCTCGATGCGTTCGGGACGCGGGCGCCGCCGCCCCGCCTCCGCGACCTGGCTCGCGTGAGGGTTTGAGCGGGTGGTGCTTGGGGTAGGGGGGGCGTGTGGGGAGGGGGGCGCGCGGTGTCCCTTCCCTGCCGAGCGAAGCGAGGCTTTGGGAAGGGCCGCCCGCGCGCAGGCGCGAAGCGCCGAGCACGGACGGGGGATGGGCACCTAAAAGAAACGAAACGAGCGCGATCCTGGGTGGGGATCGCGCTCGTCGGGTAAAAGCGAGAGGCTAGGGCGAGGGGCCGGTCAGGCCGTGGCTTCGGTGGGCTTCTTCTCGTCCTTCGCCGCGGCGGTGGCGCTGGCGGCGCCGGCTTGCTCGTACTTGCGGGGGCGCGGCTTCACGAGCGTGATGTCGACGGCGTCGGTGACGCTGACCGTCTTGCCGGCGAGGTTGTACGTGAGGTCGCGGACGTACTTGACCTCGCTGCGCTTGCCGGACTCGCCGTACAGCGCCATCGTCGAGCGGAGCCAGTTCTCGTCGTCGCGGTTCTTGAAGTCCGGCTTGAAGTGCGCGCCGCGGGACTCGTCGCGGTTCTTCGCGCCCTGCGCGATGACGCGCGCGATGATGAACATGTTCCTGAGGTGACGGACGAACTGCGCGCCCATGTTCGCGCGCGGGGCCTTGTCCGTGACGCCGACGTCGTGCCAGCGATCCTCGAGCTCGTCGATCTTCGCGATGACCTTCTCGAGGGTCGGGTTGTGGCGCTCGATCGTGCAGTCGCGGAGCATCGTCGTCGCGAGCTCGTCGTGGAGCTGGTACGGGTTCTCGTCGCCGTCCATCTTGAGGATGGCGTCGTAGCGCTCGCGCTCCCGCTTCGCGGCCTTGTCGAACACGCTCGACTTCGTGTCGTACGCGCTCGCGCCCATGTTCTTCACGTACGTCACCATCGCCGGGCCCGCGACCATGCCGCCGTAGATGCACGACAAGAGCGAGTTCGCTCCGAGGCGGTTCGCGCCGTGGTACTGGTACTCGACCTCGCCCGCGGCGTAGAGGCCCTCGATGTTCGTCGACTGGTTGCGCGGCGAGCCGACGACGAGGGTGCCGTTCGAGGCGCGCTCGAAGTCGACCCAGAGGCCGCCCATCGTGTAGTGCACCGCGGGGAAGATGCGCATCGGGTTCGTGTACGGGTCCTCGCCCACGAACTTGTCGTAGATCTCGAGCACGCCCGCGAGCTTCTTCTCGAGGAGCTCCTTCGGGAGGTGCGTGACGTCGAGGTAGACCTCGAGCTCGTTCTTGCCGGACTTGGCGTTGAAGACGCCCTTGCCCTCGTGGAAGCACTTGAGGAACAGCTCGCGGCTCGCGATGTCGCGCGGGACCAGGTTGCCGTAGCCCGGGTACTTGTTCTCGAGGAAGTACTCGCGCTCCGACTCCGGGACCTCGCGGCCGCGGCGGCGCTCCTTCGGGTCCTTCGGCACCCAGACGCGACCGCCCTCGCCGCGGACCGACTCCGAGATGAGGCGCAGCTTGTCGGCGGCCGGGATCGCGGTCGGGTGGACCTGGATGAACTCGCCGTTGCCGTAGCAGGCGCCCTGCTGGTAGACCGCGCTCGCGGCGGTTCCAGTGTTGATGACGCTATTGGTGGATTTGCCGAAAATGATGCCGACCCCGCCGGTCGCGAGGCAGACCGCGTCGCCGCGGAAGGACTCGATCGCCATCGACTTCATGTCCTGCGCGACGATGCCGACCGCGCGGCCGGTCTCGTCCTGCACGATCGAGAGGAAGTCCCAGAGCTCCCACTTGCGGACCATCTTCTCGCCGCGGACGACGACGCCGCGATCGTCCTCGACGTCGACCGTCTCGTAGCGGCGGACCTGCTCGTCCAACGCGTAGAGGAGCTGCTGGCCCGTCGTCGCGCCCGCGAACGCGGTGCGGTGGAAGAGCGTGCCGCCGAAGCGGCGGAAGTCGAGGAGGCCCTCCGGCGTGCGGTTGAACGGCACGCCCATGCGGTCGAGCATGTGCACGATGCCCGGCGCCGCCTTCGTCATGCCGTAGATCGGCGGCTGCTGCGCGAGGAAGTCGCCGCCGTAGGCGGTCTCTTCGAGGTGGACCTCCGGCGAGTCGCCCTCGCCCTTCGTGTTCACGCTCGCGTTGATGCCGCCCTGCGCGCAGACCGAGTGCGACCGCTTCACCGGGACGAGGGAGAAGAGATCGACGGGGATGCCCGCCTCCGCGAGCTTGATCACCGTCATGAGGCCAGCGAGGCCTCCCCCGACGACGATCACGCGCCGGACCTTGCCCGACTCGGTGACGATGCTGTGCTTCTGGGCCATGGGGTCGATCCTTTAGAGTCTTCGCTACTTCGGAGCAACCACCGATCCGCATGGGGGGGCATTTGCGCCCGATGGGTCGGAAGAAAACTGCGTGCCCGTCGCGAATCCCAGCACCGTGAGCGCGCCGGCGACGAAGACGGCGCCGCCGACGATCGAGGTGAGGACGCGCATCCGGCGCGTCGCCCAGCCCTTCAGCGCGCTCGCGGCGAAGAGGCCGTTCGCGAGGTGGAAGGACGTCGCCGCGACGCCGAGGAGATAGAAGAGCGCGAGCCACGGGACGCCCGCGTACGTCCACGACAGGTGCGCGGTGAGGACGGTGTGGAGCGCCGCCGGATCGAGGCCGAAGAAGAGGCGCTGCACGCGGAGCTCCCAGAGGTGCACCGCGACGAAGAGGAAGACCACCGTCGCGCTCACGCGCTGGAGGACCCAGAGGCGGCGATCGCCGAAGCGCTCGACCTCCGCGTCGGCGGAGGGGCGCGCGAGGAGCCGGAGCCCGTAGATCGCGTGGTAGGCGAGCGGGAGGAGGATGAAGACGACCTCGAAGAGCGCGAGGAGCTTCCAGCGCTGGATCGAGCCGACGACGCGGTCGTAGGCGTCCGCGCCCCAGAGCACGGAGGCGTTCGTCGCGACGTGCTCCACGACGAACGCCGCGAGCACGATCGCCCCGGCGATCGTGTGCAGGCGTCGCGCCGACGGAGACGACATCGCCCGCGAGTATACTGACCCCGTGGGCCGCGCGGCGAGGACAATGCTTGTATTGTGCATCGTCGTGGGCGCTTGCTCCCGGTCCGCCCGGAAGGAGCGGACGCCGGTCGCGTCGCTCTCGCAGTCGCCGGCCGCGGCGGCGGAGTTCCTCGTCGTCCGCGAGAGCTGGGAGGCGCGGAAGGTCTCCCGCGACCAGGTCGAGGCGTTCCTCGCGCGGCACCCGAAGGACGGCGCCGCGCCCGTCGCCAAGCTGTACCTCGTCTTCCTCGCCTTCGAGGCCGGGCAGCTCGCGAACGCGGACGAGCTGCTCGCGTCGATCGGCGAGCTCCCGCCGGGCACGACGCGCGACCTCGCGACGGTGGCGCGCGCGCGGAGCTTGCGCCTCCACGGCGCGCCGCACGCCGCGCTCGACTCGCTGCGGTCGCTCGTGGGGAAGGTCGTCGACGACGGCGATCGCGAGGTGTTCCTCGAGGAGATCGCGCTCTCGGCGATGGCCGCGCACGTCGACTACGAGGCGGTCGCGTACCTCGACGCGTGGCTCCGCGGCGTCGGCGAAGACGACAAGGAGCGGGTGCGCGAGAAGATCGAGCAGGTGATCGAGTCGCTCCCGCGCAAGGTGCTCGAGGAGACGTACACCTCGATGCGCGCGCGCGGGGCCGCCTCCGGCTACGGCACCGACATGCAGAAGATCGTGGCCGAGCGGCTCGCGCGGATCGCGGTCCAGACGAACGACGCGGCGCTCGCGCGCTGGCTCGTCGATCAGAGCGGCGTCAGCGCGGCGCAGACCGGCGGCGACGCGGGGGTGGAGCTCGGCGAGCTCGCGGCCTCGCGGCGCGGCATCGCGAGCTTCGCCGGGCGCACGGTCGGCCTCCTCGTGCCGACGCGCGATCGCGAGCTCCGCGACGAAGCGGCCGACGTCGTGCGCGGCATCTCGTGGGCGCTCGACCTGCCGCGCCGCGCGGGCGTCACCGACGGCGTGCGCCTCGTCACGCGCGACGACGGCGTCGACGAGGCGAGCACGAACGCGGCGCTCGAGGAGCTCGAGGGCGAGGGCGCCGGCGTCATGATCGCGGGCCTCGATCGCGCGAGCGCCGATCGCGCGGTCGTCTGGAGCGAGAAGAACGGCGTGCCGGTGCTCCTCCTCACCGCGCCGAGCGCGAAGCTGATGCCGCAGAAGTACGGCGTCGTGCTCGGCGATCGGCTCGAGCGCGAGCTCACGATGCTCGGCCAGGCGCTCGTGCGCCACGGCGCGAAGACGGCGGCGTTCGTCGCGAGCGCGGACGACGACGTCGGCGCGGCGGCGGCGATCGCGGGCGGCGGGCTCACGCTGCTGCCGGCGGTGCGCTGCGACGTGCCGCTCGCGGAGGCGGGGCGGACACGTTTTCCGATCGACGCGTGGACGGCGAAGGGGGCGCGCGGCTTCCTCGTGTCCGGCTCCGGCACGTGCGCGCGCGACGTGCTGCGCGACGTCGGGAGCAGGACCGCGCCGGTCGCGCTCACGCTCGAGGCCGGCGTCCCGCTGAGCGACGTGCCGAAGGGCGTCACCGTGCTCAGCGCGGCGGCGGGGATCATCCCCGTCCTCACGAGCAAGCCGGACGAGGTGCAGAGCGACGAGGTCCGCCGGTTCATGGAGAGCCTCGGCGTACGGCCGAGCTGGTGGTCGGCGCTCGGGCACGACGCGGGCGTGCTCGCGAAGGCCGCGCTCCAGAGCGTGCCGACCTCGAGCACGGTCGATCCCGAGGTCATCA contains:
- a CDS encoding alpha/beta fold hydrolase, which gives rise to MEERAKRRHGDDLRAAVKLAILATTGVTDVVEEMHVTIGGGPPLLGRPLEGPVRLVTKLSYGAVRGVTKLVGAGLDRAIEALAPALGESTPGPEREAVLSALNGVLGDHLAATGSPLAIEMSLRCRGPRGGRRLLVLVHGSSMNDLQWTRGEHDHGAALARDLGYTPIYIRYNTGLHVSTNGRALASLLDALVAEWPEPIDEIAIVAHSMGGLVARSAAHVAALGAPWRMKLRRMVFLATPHHGSPLERSGNLAAALLGVTSYSAPLARLARIRSAGVTDLRHGSILDEDWSNADRFALGADARTPVPLPAGVECYAIAAERDALVPLASALGTHHDAKHTLAFPPNATWTAPALNHLEVLWDPGVYARLRAWLA
- the sdhA gene encoding succinate dehydrogenase flavoprotein subunit; translated protein: MAQKHSIVTESGKVRRVIVVGGGLAGLMTVIKLAEAGIPVDLFSLVPVKRSHSVCAQGGINASVNTKGEGDSPEVHLEETAYGGDFLAQQPPIYGMTKAAPGIVHMLDRMGVPFNRTPEGLLDFRRFGGTLFHRTAFAGATTGQQLLYALDEQVRRYETVDVEDDRGVVVRGEKMVRKWELWDFLSIVQDETGRAVGIVAQDMKSMAIESFRGDAVCLATGGVGIIFGKSTNSVINTGTAASAVYQQGACYGNGEFIQVHPTAIPAADKLRLISESVRGEGGRVWVPKDPKERRRGREVPESEREYFLENKYPGYGNLVPRDIASRELFLKCFHEGKGVFNAKSGKNELEVYLDVTHLPKELLEKKLAGVLEIYDKFVGEDPYTNPMRIFPAVHYTMGGLWVDFERASNGTLVVGSPRNQSTNIEGLYAAGEVEYQYHGANRLGANSLLSCIYGGMVAGPAMVTYVKNMGASAYDTKSSVFDKAAKRERERYDAILKMDGDENPYQLHDELATTMLRDCTIERHNPTLEKVIAKIDELEDRWHDVGVTDKAPRANMGAQFVRHLRNMFIIARVIAQGAKNRDESRGAHFKPDFKNRDDENWLRSTMALYGESGKRSEVKYVRDLTYNLAGKTVSVTDAVDITLVKPRPRKYEQAGAASATAAAKDEKKPTEATA